The Callospermophilus lateralis isolate mCalLat2 chromosome 4, mCalLat2.hap1, whole genome shotgun sequence genomic interval AACACCTCTGACCTCAGATGTCACATACTCAGTGTTCAACTAGAGAAACAGAACCAGCCAAAGACATATATTGAGAGGTTTATTGCAAAGGATTGGTTTATGTGATTGTGGGGCCCTGGCTGGGCAAGTCCAGAATCTGTAGACCAAGCTGGAACTCTTATACAAAGGGTGTAACTGCtgtccacaagtggaatttcttctTCAGGGAAGCCTCAGTTTGTTCTTAAGGCCACTGTTTGGATCAGGTGTTAgatcaggatgcaagaaaagaccactgactccaattaaaatcaaattaaagcaagcttgttaTTTCGACTGGCCGGGCTGCCTTTCCCACCCCAAaccgcaggaacaagacagcaccgCAGCTTTCTTGCAGCCCAGATTTATAGCCCAGCAAGTTACACAAAGCGGGGTtatagataacaaaactttgacgaGCATAACATTTTTGCTGGCTCtggcatcagaatttatgaaggtcattagagcctcatagagggtcgttatctggccagggaaggccaagctTTATGaggcatcactaaagtttcagagagagctgctatctggtcagagagccaggcatgggtgagttcaaggcatgggcaggcattccaaacaggttcagaatttgcagtaatttatggtaaagccaaaaattagcttttcatggctttgtggcgaggtggctcccaattttaagagaaaaatcaggttgggtctatcacagGCCCACAAAGATTATCTAGAATAATCTAGGATAAACTCCCTTCCTTAAAATCAACTTGTTATGGATTTTAATCACATTCACAAAACACCTTCACATAGCACTTATATTAGTGTTTGATTGGAAGACTGAATATTGTAGCCTTGCCAaattgttagaaaaaaaaaaaaagaatcattataCTCAGGAAGACCCTCCTTGGTCATCTGTCTCAGGCCATCTTAGCTGTTCTAACAAACTACCTTAAatggggtaatttataaagaaaagaaatttattgcCCACAGTTCTAGAGGCCAAGATATTGAAAATCTAAGCGCTGGAGATTGTATGTCTGATAAGGGCCCAATCCTCATAGCTAATGCCTCTGCTGCATCCTCAGATGGTGGAAAGGGCAAACAGGTTCACTCAGGTCTCATAGAGTCTTTGTGGCATAACCACCCCTAGTTTTTttgctttccattgctgtgacaaaatacctgttgtagaaaataccaatcctGCCAAGGCTACTTTCTTTTTCATGTCTCTTTGTAGATGAAAAAAGGCTTGTTAGGGATAGCCCTATAATGCCCAGGGCTCAGCAGATGGATCTCCACTAGCTGAAAAATGTCCTCTCATTCTTCTTTTGGCTCTAGGAAGTCTTCTGTATTACTTGTTCACAGCCGAAAGAAAAGATTATTTAAACATGTTTCTTCTCCACATTTTTGCTTCTACAAaaccttttttaaatatttttatttcttacatacatgacaatagtggaatgcattacaatcataattatccattcacagcacaatttttcgtaactctatataaagtatgttcacgtcaaattatgccattatacatgagctattattattattattattattattattattttgcattacaattcttaatacactttTATACCACCAAAACCCTTTAaactttaacaaatatttatggagtACAAAGTACATATGCAGCACTTCTCTGAGTGCTGGGAGTATAACACCAGATAAAACGAAGTCCTTCCCTTGTAGAGCTCACATTTTGCCTTTACAGGGCAGGAAATAAACTAACCAAGAAATAGATACACAAGGGATGCTGATATGAAAAAAAGTAATGGAAGAGAGTGGTAGTTAGAAAGGGAAAATCTTGTTTTCTGCCTTTAGAAGCTGCTTCCCTCTTCCTGCTCCTGTTCTCGTTCCTCTTCTCAGTATACTCTTTGTTTGAATACAACtggaaaatgaaatttttttccattaaCTTAGTGAAGAAAATATGACAGTATAATGACTGGAAAGGCAAATAATGTGCTATGTAATCTAAAAACCACAGCTTCTCAAAGCAAAGTAATAAGACCGAGATGTGTTTTGGTTTCCATGGAGCAGTTTCCTTTATCAGAAAGTCAATTTTTGTTCTACTTATTGCCAgtgcttttgttttgattttgcttAGCCAGATCTTCCTAAAACATATAAAAAGACCAGAGAGCCTGGCTGTGGTTTCTCTTGCAGGAAGGCACCAATTAAGGATTCTAGCAGGACAGTGTATGTTCCAGTTCAGAATGGATTGGCTTCAGCAATTCTTCCTCCATCCTGTGTCACTTTATCAAGGGGCTGCTTTTCCTTTTGCACTGCTGTTTAATTATCTCTGCattatggattcattttccactcGGGCCAGGTAGGCTGGATGGCTAATTTTGCTCTTATGCCTGGGAATACTATAATAGAAAGCAAAGAGTGGACTGCATCTGTGAAGATTATGTACTAATTACACTTATTTTTTAGCTCACTATCCCTGCCACTGGTTGTTTGTTTCTTGACAATGAATATATATTATAGAGTAAAACTGACCTGGAAGTTGATATCATGTCTACATTGACTCAAAATTGGATAGGTTCACATTCAGTGGGAAATGGATGCAAAATAAACGGGGCGGGGGTGGTGGTGAGATGGATGTTAAGATGGAAGAGGAAGTCTCCAAATGTATCTCTCTGGGCCAACCACAAATCCCAGATATTCTTGAGAGTCCTAActttattttcaataaaattaaatatcatgTTAAGTAATACTAATGTTACATTTATAACAATGTGAtttaaaaatgcctttgatttctcaGAACAATGTCAAACAAATCTTAATAGATTAGTGTATCTCAATTTCAGGTTCAAAAATTGTCACTAGAGATTTGTTAAGTTGAttgcaatgattttttttatgtcCAATAACTTCAATACATTGGAGATAgtacccatttaaaaaaaatgttcagtggaatattcttttgaaaagtgAAAATTCATTGCCCAACGGCCACCTCCTAATAGTTCTCTAACTTTGGAAATAAGACTTTTTTATATAtcaggatttcttttctttttttccttttttttcttcttctccctgCCCCCTACTCCCCCAGAGCTGGAGATACAATCTTAGGACTCCTGTGCTTGGCAAGCATTCTGTCACTTGCACTACATCTGGGCCCTAATGGTGTTTCTTAAATAAAATCTAGctacatttgataatcacttgggGTTGTTGAGTTTCATTAAACTGAGTTTTCACTAAACTCCTTTCTTCACAGTTAGTTGATGATCCTTACTTTCATTTTTGGGATATGACAGTGGGGAAATATTTATAAAGAAGTTTCTATTGAGAATCACAAAATACTAAAGCAgaactagtaaaaaaaaaagagttaattcCCAGGGAGTCACTGTAGGTTTAACATTACTCACGAGAGAGTCAGCCTACAGAACCCTCACTCCTTGACTACTGAGTGTCCTTATATAGAagagtaaatattttctgaggtgccctttccttatctgtaaaacagaaataataatgCCTCTTTCAGGGCCTTATTTTAAGGATTAAATAATACTATCTTATTAGGGATTATTAACACAATACCTGGAATGAAATGAAATGGAAAGCActctataaattatatattttaatgtttCTAAGTCCTTGAGGGCAGTTGCCTCTGGACAGGAGGCTTGTTTCAAGTTTCTCCTTCTATTGTGTTAGGAATCAGTGTCCTCCCATCCTGCCCTTATTTTCCCAAAGGAAGTGAGGGCTTAGGCCACAGTATGAACTAAGATACTGTGGGGATGAGTCACCCCAAGCACAGGCTCAAAAGTCCAGGAATGGCCCAAGGTTTTTGTCACTTGCAAATGACAGAGCCTTTCACATGCTCTTTGGGGAAAATAATTCCTGCCAACCTGTGCCTGGCACTGTGTCATAGAGTCGCTATATACATCTGTGACAGTGTTTCCGGCTTCTGAGGTGTTAGAGAAAATGTGGGCTTCTTTAACCCACCTTTCCTCTCCCTTATCAGTCCATGTTGCACACTGTTTCTGATCCTTTCATTCAACTTTATTAATTCAGCACCAATTTAAGAAAAACCACATAATGCAGAAAGAACCTAGTCTACATAACATGAACTCTCCCAGGCTTCTGCAGATCCTTATCTACTTGGCTTCTGAGGGAGGCATGGTCCACAAGCCATTTCTTTGATGTGGGTACTTTACAACCCtggggaaacaaaacaaaacaaaacaacaattgtACCTTTCCTCCCTGGCTGCCTGAGGATCCACCAGTATCATGGAGACAAAGAAACTGTCTAGACCAGGAAGTTCATGACCAACTGACTACTTCAGTGGAAATGAGTGGTCACTGATGTCCTGTACCCTAGGGAGGCAATAGTACcaagaaagaaatttgggaaaAACTAGCCCAAATGCACAAAATCACATCTGATGTCATCTTTGTATTTGAGTTAGAACCCTGTTTTTGCAGTGACAATTGTTGTGTTGGaacatacaaagaaaaatgaacccAAACCCAGACTTGTAAGATATGGCTAGTAGGGGAAGAAAAAGAcctcaagaaattggccaaaggaaTGTGGGAACAGAATGAAAAAGTCAGGGGGACTAAGAAGACCAATGTTGGTACTAGGAAAAAGGAAGACAGATTCTGCAACAACTTGATCTCCACATTTTTCATAAGAGGATTGATAAACTTAAATAGATAGACTTAAAAACCAGAATCAAATCATGAATTCATAAGACCTAAAGTTTAGCAAGGATGAAGGGGAGATTTAAAAGATTTTATCATTGAGCTTTCAAACATTTATCCAAAGGAAGTATTGAGTCTTTTATATATCCTGGGCTCTTTAAAATGTTTTGGGGCAGTGGAAACCCTATGAGAAGGAAAGACACTGGGGGCTGGAgtcgtggctcagcagtagagcactcgcctggtgtgggcggggccctgggttcgatcctcagcactacataaaaatgaaggtattgtgtccaactacaactaaataaataaaatattaaaaaaagaagaaagacacTTCATGAGAGCAGGTCTAGAGAGATCTTCTGGATCCTCCACACTGGATTCATATCACTTCTCAGTCAGACAATGCACCAGTAGCTTTTAAAGATGCCTCTACCAGCAAGCCCTCCAGAATTTCTAGAGCCAGTGGTGGAATACTTTGGATGGGAAGCACTTGAATGGTGGGTACCCCCttaagagaggggttgccagagtCACCTGGGCAGGAGTCAGGGTTTGTCTCCTGAGGTAGTCGTTTACAAGTTGGCCCTGGCTTTTTCTCCTATGTCTGTTTCCTTCAGAAGAATGGAAGGAAGGCTTTGGTGTGATAACATCATGCTTTTTTTTAGATGTTATATTGGGGCCTACCTCAATTGGCTTCCCTGGAATGACTTTTGATGTGATTCATTTGTCTGTCCTTTTTCTTTCAGGTACCTCTTTCTCCTGGCTGGAGGAGGTGCCCTGGCCTTGGCTGCCATGGGTTCATTTGCTCTGCTTGTTTTTATCCCTGCTTTCTGTACCGTGGTTTTGGTCTCTTCTCTTGGCCCACAGGAAGTCCACAGGCGAACTTTCTTCTTTCAGATGAGCTGGCAGACCCTGTGTCACCTGGGTCTGCACTACACTGAGTATTATCTGCAAGAGACTCCTTCTACAAGGTAAAGCACCCTGCTCATTTGGTTGTGCTTAGCTGACCTGGGGTTTGCTTGCACCGTAGTTATGGAGAGAACATGAGTGCTGACTTTGAATCctaatttttttcacatttgaGGAGTGTGGTCTTGAACATGTTATTTAGCTTCTCTCAGACTCTGTCtctttttctagaaaaaaatgtGGGGCTAGCAATACCTATTCTGCAAGAGTGTTTTGAATGTTAGAAATAATGAATGTAAGTATAATTGTTTGATGACACATAGCTAGTACTTGTTGTCTATGTAGCACAGTGTCTGGCACTTAGTTATAATTGTCATTGTATCAGAGAGGAAGGATGAAGCAGGAGTCCTAGAGGCTTATCTAGAGGTTTAAACTCACAGCCAGAAAGTATAGATCCACTGTGAACCCTGGCTGCCTTCCCATGGCAGCTGCTGAGAAAGAGGCAGTTTACTGGATAAGAATTTTATCTTCATACAGACTTCCAAGAAGAGTCTTCTCCCAAGAAGGGAGGTCATCCAATCTAGGAATAGACAAAAACAATAACCAAGAGCTAATTGCAATCTAGAGAAGTGTTTTCATGAGTCAGTGAGATCACCAAGATTAGGGAAATGAGTATCTTTGTGCTTTTGAGGCCTAATGTTTCTGGTTTCCTCTACTTATTGGCTGGTGTGGTTCTCTGTGTCACTTAGAGAACAGAGGCTGTGGTTCTTCTatgatgatgatgttgatgatgatgatgataatgataggaggaagaggagaaggatgaTATTCATGATGATGATGGTTTTCACCAAAGGCTTCAGGCTTGCTTCTCTGAGGATAAGACAAGATGGCAGCTGGGCAGACATAGGAGGTACTGAATGGGCTGTGATGAATCAGGATTTTAGTAGGAAGCCAGAACCTGATAGGGGCTGGAAGGGCGAGTTGATCAGGAACTGGTTGGATGAAAGGAAGGTTGAGCCAGACCTGAAATGAGAATGTGTATTAGTCTGCTAGAGCTGCCATAAAAAAGCACCACAGAATGGGCAACTTACACAACAGAACTTTATTTcttcacaattctggaggctggaagttcaaGGTAAATGTGTGGGCAGGATTGGTTGCtcctgaggcctcccttcttgacTTTCTTTTCTGTGTCTTTCCCTGGTTTATGTCTGTATCCTAATCTCCTCTTCTTATGAGGCTTTAGTTCTGTTGGATTAGAACCCACCCAGGTGACCTCACtttaattacctctttaaagaccctgtctcaaatacagTCATTCTTGGAGCTACTAGGGGTTAGAACCTCAGTATATGAATTATTTTCTGGGGGGGGTACATATTTGGCTCCTAATAGAAGGTAAGTTAGCAGGCTGGAGGCATTTGGTGGCATGACTGTCAGGACGAGGGGTCAGATTTCCTTAAATCTTCAGATATACAGATGAGAACAGCTGTGTTTGGGCAGCAGTGCTATTTTCTTGCCACAGGATGACTTTCCTGATTATAGAAGGTTCCACTGTAATTTTCACTAATTGTTCTCCTAAATAATCTTGTTAGCAAGCTCTTCCCCATGTTGAAGCAGTGAGAGTTCAGGTGGTTGGTGAGGAACCAAATTCCAATTGTTAATGATTCACCACATACCCTGTACCATTCCTCAGCATAAATCCCAGAtcatgcagaatcttgcagtcagGGCCTGGGTAATTTAAAATCTGcaacttcctgtaatatttttacTACTAAGTGTTTGTTTGTTCTGTGGCAAATTTctgatctaatttttttttttttggggggtactggaatttgaactcaggggcactcaacccctgagccacatctccagccctattttgtattttatttagagacagggtctcactgaattgcctagtgcctcacttttttgctgaggctggctttgaatttgagatcctcctttctcagcctccccagctttgCCTGGCTCtgatctaaatctttataagccattcttagaaatattataaatattaatttatatttgtttaaaatattcTTCATTGTACTCTTATTTGTATCTCTAATGATTAATTTCCCCATTTTACCTTTTGATCCTGTCTGGAGTAGTGTGTATGGTTCTGAATTTATCCAAGGGTTTTTATGGGGCATGATTCTCTATGGGGGTCATGTGTGGAAGactggaatgggagagagaataaATATGAGATgtttctacatttaaaaaaattctctttcaggTTCTACATCACTCTTTCTTCCCTCATGCTCTTGACCCAGAGGGTCACATCTCTCTCTCTGGACATTTGTGAGGGGAAAGTGGAGGCTGCAGTAGGAGGCATCCAGAGCGGGAGCTCTTTGTCTGAGCATCTATGTAAGGCTCTGCCCTATTTCAGCTACTTGCTctttttccctgctcttctgggaGGCCCTTTGTGTTCCTTCCAGAGATTTCAGGCTCGTGTTCAAGGGCCCAGCTCTTTATGTTCCAGGATTTCTTTTTGGGCTCTGACTTGGAGGGGCCTGCAGATTCTTGGACTGGAGTGCCTAAAGGTGGCCCTGAGCCGCGTGGTGAGTGAAGGAGCAGGACTGACAGGTTGCCAGCAACTTGAGTGCATTTATGTCATGTGGTCCACAGCTGGTCTCTTCAAACTCACCTACTACTCTCACTGGATCCTGGATGACTCTCTCCTCCATGCAGCAGGCTTTGGGTCTGGGctcagttcaagccctggtgaggAGGGATATATCCCTGATGCAGACATTTGGACACTGGAAACAACCCATAGGATATCTCTGTTCACAAGAAAGTGGAATCAAAGCACAGCTCGGTGGCTCAGAAGGCTCATATTCCAGCACAGCAGGGGATGGCCATTGTTGCAGACCTTCGCATTCTCTGCCTGGTGGCATGGACTCCATCCAGGACAGGTACTTGGTTTTTTTTGCTGGGCCGTGATGGTAGAAGCTGACTACCTGATTCATACCTTTGCCAATTTATTTATCAGATCATGGCCTATGAGACTTCTCTATAGAGCCCTCACCTGGGTCCATACCCAGCTCATCATTGCCTACATAATGCTCGCAGTAGAAGTCAGGAGCCTCTCCTCTGTCTGGTTGCTGTGTAACTCTTACAACAGCTTCTTTCCAATGGTGTACTGTATTTTGCTCTTTCTGTTACTGAAGATGAAACATAAATTTAACTGAAATCTTTCTCTGCCTTTCATCCTACACTCCCATGAAACAGAGTTTAGAAGTTGCTACATGATGCAATGATGATGTGTGTCTTTCAATTTTTCAATA includes:
- the Mboat4 gene encoding membrane-bound ghrelin O-acyltransferase MBOAT4, with translation MDWLQQFFLHPVSLYQGAAFPFALLFNYLCIMDSFSTRARYLFLLAGGGALALAAMGSFALLVFIPAFCTVVLVSSLGPQEVHRRTFFFQMSWQTLCHLGLHYTEYYLQETPSTRFYITLSSLMLLTQRVTSLSLDICEGKVEAAVGGIQSGSSLSEHLCKALPYFSYLLFFPALLGGPLCSFQRFQARVQGPSSLCSRISFWALTWRGLQILGLECLKVALSRVVSEGAGLTGCQQLECIYVMWSTAGLFKLTYYSHWILDDSLLHAAGFGSGLSSSPGEEGYIPDADIWTLETTHRISLFTRKWNQSTARWLRRLIFQHSRGWPLLQTFAFSAWWHGLHPGQVLGFFCWAVMVEADYLIHTFANLFIRSWPMRLLYRALTWVHTQLIIAYIMLAVEVRSLSSVWLLCNSYNSFFPMVYCILLFLLLKMKHKFN